A genomic region of Venturia canescens isolate UGA chromosome 7, ASM1945775v1, whole genome shotgun sequence contains the following coding sequences:
- the LOC122413906 gene encoding facilitated trehalose transporter Tret1-like isoform X2, with amino-acid sequence MAYSAILIPHLEKKDSEIPATKDQTSWIASVIVITAPLGSLIGGVLMEWVGRLRTLQIGAIPCIAGWILIALAENIPMILVGRVLAGLASAMATSPAIVYITEVARPELRGSLMSFGPTLASFGMVLSYAKGALLSWRLVAWLSIIYTSVPILLVQLFVPESPVWLVSKGRTVEARKSLEWFYKSEAKAGRVSAADHQFTTIMKENEIKLNEQRRSKHGGFSTKVRAFLKPTGWKPLFILFFFFLFQQFSGIYITLFYAVTWFEEVGAGVDPYLASILVGLTRFFCSMVNTWLLRRYKRRPLCIISSLGMTVCMIVSGYFTLRINEGDRAGAWIPVVCLLLYVCTSMIGMLTIPWTMTAELFPTEIRGIAQSFSYAMANVLMFAAVQSYRGLSDFLGGAHAIQWFFAAVSLGSAVFVWLLLPETHGKKLSEIEEYFHNNFLAVGAEAKARKRRAQKRAQKKNQAAVTAPLNPKSGIPENV; translated from the exons ATGGCCTACTCGGCCATCCTGATTCCtcacttggaaaaaaaagattccgAGATTCCCGCGACAAAAGACCAAACTTCGTGGATAG CGAGTGTAATCGTAATAACGGCACCGCTGGGCTCTCTGATCGGTGGTGTCTTGATGGAATGGGTGGGCAGACTCAGGACCCTTCAAATTGGTGCGATTCCTTGCATCGCGGGCTGGATCCTGATCGCACTGGCGGAAAATATTCCGATGATATTGGTAGGTCGAGTGTTGGCGGGCCTCGCTTCGGCGATGGCAACTTCGCCGGCCATAGTGTACATAACGGAAGTGGCGAGACCGGAACTGCGCGGCTCTCTCATGTCATTCGGTCCGACACTGGCGTCCTTTGGGATGGTGCTTTCGTACGCGAAGGGCGCATTGCTTTCGTGGCGGCTGGTCGCTTGGTTGAGCATCATCTACACCTCGGTGCCGATTTTGCTCGTCCAACTTTTCGTCCCTGAATCGCCTGTTTGGTTGGTCTCCAAGGGTCGAACGGTCGAGGCTAGAAAATCTCTCGAATG GTTTTACAAATCGGAAGCAAAAGCGGGCAGAGTATCGGCGGCTGATCATCAATTTACTACGATTATGAAAGAGAACGAGATTAAATTGAACGAGCAGAGACGCAGCAAGCACGGCGGCTTTTCGACCAAAGTTCGTGCCTTCCTCAAACCAACCGGATGGAAACCTTTATTTatacttttcttcttctttctttttcaacaattttccgGGATTTATATCACCCTCTTTTACGCCGTTACATGGTTCGAG GAAGTTGGAGCCGGAGTTGACCCCTATCTGGCCTCGATTCTCGTCGGACTCACACGTTTCTTTTGTTCGATGGTTAATACTTGGCTTCTGAGGAGATACAAGAGGCGACCTCTCTGCATTATATCCTCCCTTGGAATGACAGTATGCATGATCGTCTCGGGTTATTTCACCCTGAGAATAAACGAGGGTGATCGTGCCGGTGCTTGGATACCTGTCGTCTGTTTGCTTCTTTATGTATGCACTTCGATGATCGGGATGCTTACAATCCCTTGGACCATGACCGCCGAATTGTTCCCCACCGAAATTCGTGGCATTGCTCAATCCTTCAGCTACGCAATGGCCAACGTTCTTATGTTTGCTGCTGTGCAAAGTTATCGAGGACTCAGCGACTTTTTGGGAG GTGCACACGCAATTCAATGGTTTTTCGCGGCTGTATCGCTCGGATCGGCAGTATTCGTTTGGCTGCTTTTACCCGAGACTCACGGCAAGAAGCTTTCCGAGATCGAGGAATACTTCCACAACAATTTCCTAGCGGTTGGGGCTGAAGCGAAGGCGCGCAAGAGGCGTGCACAGAAACGAGCGCAGAAGAAGAACCAAGCGGCGGTGACGGCACCCCTGAATCCAAAATCGGGTATACCGGAGAACGtctga
- the LOC122413906 gene encoding facilitated trehalose transporter Tret1-2 homolog isoform X1, with the protein MDPYSLSVEREASKNIEENERECFKDAIVSSRSLNKGFVEPIQLKNAVPEIVACVLAASFHIAVGLSMAYSAILIPHLEKKDSEIPATKDQTSWIASVIVITAPLGSLIGGVLMEWVGRLRTLQIGAIPCIAGWILIALAENIPMILVGRVLAGLASAMATSPAIVYITEVARPELRGSLMSFGPTLASFGMVLSYAKGALLSWRLVAWLSIIYTSVPILLVQLFVPESPVWLVSKGRTVEARKSLEWFYKSEAKAGRVSAADHQFTTIMKENEIKLNEQRRSKHGGFSTKVRAFLKPTGWKPLFILFFFFLFQQFSGIYITLFYAVTWFEEVGAGVDPYLASILVGLTRFFCSMVNTWLLRRYKRRPLCIISSLGMTVCMIVSGYFTLRINEGDRAGAWIPVVCLLLYVCTSMIGMLTIPWTMTAELFPTEIRGIAQSFSYAMANVLMFAAVQSYRGLSDFLGGAHAIQWFFAAVSLGSAVFVWLLLPETHGKKLSEIEEYFHNNFLAVGAEAKARKRRAQKRAQKKNQAAVTAPLNPKSGIPENV; encoded by the exons ATGGATCCTTATTCATTGAG tgtGGAGCGCGAGGCGTCGAAAAACATCGAGGAAAACGAGAGGGAATGTTTCAAGGACGCAATTGTTTCGAGTCGGAGTCTCAACAAGGGTTTCGTCGAACCGATTCAACTAAAAAATGCCGTGCCCGAG ATCGTGGCGTGCGTGCTGGCGGCCAGTTTCCACATTGCCGTAGGACTGAGTATGGCCTACTCGGCCATCCTGATTCCtcacttggaaaaaaaagattccgAGATTCCCGCGACAAAAGACCAAACTTCGTGGATAG CGAGTGTAATCGTAATAACGGCACCGCTGGGCTCTCTGATCGGTGGTGTCTTGATGGAATGGGTGGGCAGACTCAGGACCCTTCAAATTGGTGCGATTCCTTGCATCGCGGGCTGGATCCTGATCGCACTGGCGGAAAATATTCCGATGATATTGGTAGGTCGAGTGTTGGCGGGCCTCGCTTCGGCGATGGCAACTTCGCCGGCCATAGTGTACATAACGGAAGTGGCGAGACCGGAACTGCGCGGCTCTCTCATGTCATTCGGTCCGACACTGGCGTCCTTTGGGATGGTGCTTTCGTACGCGAAGGGCGCATTGCTTTCGTGGCGGCTGGTCGCTTGGTTGAGCATCATCTACACCTCGGTGCCGATTTTGCTCGTCCAACTTTTCGTCCCTGAATCGCCTGTTTGGTTGGTCTCCAAGGGTCGAACGGTCGAGGCTAGAAAATCTCTCGAATG GTTTTACAAATCGGAAGCAAAAGCGGGCAGAGTATCGGCGGCTGATCATCAATTTACTACGATTATGAAAGAGAACGAGATTAAATTGAACGAGCAGAGACGCAGCAAGCACGGCGGCTTTTCGACCAAAGTTCGTGCCTTCCTCAAACCAACCGGATGGAAACCTTTATTTatacttttcttcttctttctttttcaacaattttccgGGATTTATATCACCCTCTTTTACGCCGTTACATGGTTCGAG GAAGTTGGAGCCGGAGTTGACCCCTATCTGGCCTCGATTCTCGTCGGACTCACACGTTTCTTTTGTTCGATGGTTAATACTTGGCTTCTGAGGAGATACAAGAGGCGACCTCTCTGCATTATATCCTCCCTTGGAATGACAGTATGCATGATCGTCTCGGGTTATTTCACCCTGAGAATAAACGAGGGTGATCGTGCCGGTGCTTGGATACCTGTCGTCTGTTTGCTTCTTTATGTATGCACTTCGATGATCGGGATGCTTACAATCCCTTGGACCATGACCGCCGAATTGTTCCCCACCGAAATTCGTGGCATTGCTCAATCCTTCAGCTACGCAATGGCCAACGTTCTTATGTTTGCTGCTGTGCAAAGTTATCGAGGACTCAGCGACTTTTTGGGAG GTGCACACGCAATTCAATGGTTTTTCGCGGCTGTATCGCTCGGATCGGCAGTATTCGTTTGGCTGCTTTTACCCGAGACTCACGGCAAGAAGCTTTCCGAGATCGAGGAATACTTCCACAACAATTTCCTAGCGGTTGGGGCTGAAGCGAAGGCGCGCAAGAGGCGTGCACAGAAACGAGCGCAGAAGAAGAACCAAGCGGCGGTGACGGCACCCCTGAATCCAAAATCGGGTATACCGGAGAACGtctga